A region from the Manihot esculenta cultivar AM560-2 chromosome 13, M.esculenta_v8, whole genome shotgun sequence genome encodes:
- the LOC110629001 gene encoding probable galacturonosyltransferase-like 1, which produces MPKLLLQPPPSHHHLYLLLLLLPFYICSTEAAGANGSQKFKEAPQFYNSPNCLLLSSNNMCSQEAVHVAMTLDFPYLRGTMAAILSILQHSSCPENLHFHFISSPSSTSLHATITSSFPSLRSQIYTFHTSSISGLISTSIRSALDSPLNYARNYLANLLPPCIKKVIYLDSDVILVDDISVLAATPLGKTAVLAAPEYCNANFTSYFTPTLWSNPSLSLIFEGRNACYFNTGVMVIDLERWRKGDYTKKIVEWMELQKRIRIYVLGSLPPFLLVFAGNIAPVDHRWNQHGLGGDNFQGLCRDLHPGPVSLLHWSGKGKPWARLDANQPCPLDALWAPYDLLQTPFTLES; this is translated from the coding sequence ATGCCCAAACTTCTATTACAGCCACCGCCATCACACCACCACCTCTATCTCCTCCTATTGCTCCTCCCTTTTTATATCTGTTCAACCGAAGCTGCTGGGGCCAATGGTTCTCAAAAATTCAAGGAAGCtccacaattctataactctcCAAACTGTTTACTCCTCTCCTCCAACAATATGTGCTCCCAAGAAGCTGTCCACGTAGCTATGACTCTTGACTTTCCTTACCTCCGGGGCACCATGGCGGCGATTCTCTCCATCCTCCAACACTCCTCCTGCCCGGAAAATCTCCACTTCCACTTCATTTCCTCCCCCTCCTCCACCTCCCTCCATGCTACCATCACCTCCTCCTTCCCTTCCCTCCGCTCCCAAATCTACACCTTCCACACATCCTCCATCTCTGGACTTATCTCCACCTCCATCCGATCCGCCCTCGACTCACCTCTCAACTACGCCCGCAATTACCTTGCCAATCTCCTCCCTCCTTGCATCAAGAAAGTTATATACTTAGACTCCGATGTAATTCTAGTAGATGACATTTCAGTGCTAGCTGCAACCCCACTTGGCAAAACTGCAGTCTTGGCGGCGCCGGAATACTGCAATGCTAACTTCACCTCTTACTTCACTCCCACTTTATGGTCGAACCCATCACTTTCGCTAATATTCGAGGGACGCAATGCTTGTTATTTTAACACAGGAGTTATGGTGATCGATTTAGAAAGATGGAGAAAAGGAGATTACACGAAAAAGATTGTTGAATGGATGGAATTGCAGAAGAGGATACGGATTTACGTGCTGGGTTCACTGCCACCATTTTTGCTAGTTTTTGCAGGGAATATTGCGCCTGTAGATCACAGATGGAACCAGCATGGGCTCGGAGGGGACAATTTTCAAGGACTTTGCAGAGATCTGCATCCGGGACCAGTCAGCCTCTTGCATTGGAGTGGCAAAGGGAAGCCATGGGCTCGCCTTGACGCCAACCAGCCATGCCCTCTGGATGCTCTTTGGGCTCCTTATGATCTGTTGCAGACACCATTCACTCTTGAATCTTAG
- the LOC110630324 gene encoding E3 ubiquitin-protein ligase RNF185 isoform X2, which yields MTSGFGESTSTPPESSAYSGNNANDAGDFECNICFELAQDPIVTLCGHLFCWPCLYRWLHHHSHSHECPVCKALIQEEKLVPLYGRGKMQRDPRAKSYPGIDIPNRPAGQRPETAPPPPPTPPHEVNNFPNYGLGSMGGFVPTMTARIDATVYGTTSGFPYGFHAFHGGYAHGFPQPRGRRHHADNVLKNLLLLVGVLVVLALLWW from the exons ATGACAAGTGGGTTTGGTGAATCAACAAGCACGCCACCTGAAAGTTCGGCTTACTCAGGCAATAATGCCAATGATGCTGGTGATTTTGAATGCAATATATGCTTTGAATTAGCTCAAGATCCAATTGTAACCCTCTGTGGTCATCTCTTCTGTTGGCCTTGCCTGTATAGATGGCTGCATCATCATTCGCATTCCCATGAGTGTCCAGTGTGTAAGGCTCTTATACAAGAAGAAAAATTGGTTCCTCTTTATGGTAGAGGCAAAATGCAGAGAGATCCTCGAGCCAAATCTTATCCAGGCATTGATATTCCTAATCGCCCTGCGGGGCAAAGACCTGAAACTGCCCCTCCTCCTCCCCCTACCCCTCCACATGAAGTTAATAATTTTCCAAATTATGGGCTTGGGTCTATGGGGGGATTTGTACCAACGATGACTGCAAGGATTG ATGCTACAGTATATGGAACAACATCTGGTTTTCCATATGGATTTCATGCATTTCATGGTGGCTATGCTCATGGATTCCCACAGCCAAGGGGTCGAAGACACCATGCTGATAATGTTTTGAAGAATCTTCTTTTGTTGGTTGGCGTCTTGGTAGTCCTTGCTCTGCTTTGGTGGTAA
- the LOC110630324 gene encoding E3 ubiquitin-protein ligase RNF185 isoform X1: MTSGFGESTSTPPESSAYSGNNANDAGDFECNICFELAQDPIVTLCGHLFCWPCLYRWLHHHSHSHECPVCKALIQEEKLVPLYGRGKMQRDPRAKSYPGIDIPNRPAGQRPETAPPPPPTPPHEVNNFPNYGLGSMGGFVPTMTARIGNFTLSTAFGGLSLFPSLFNVHFHGFPDATVYGTTSGFPYGFHAFHGGYAHGFPQPRGRRHHADNVLKNLLLLVGVLVVLALLWW, from the coding sequence ATGACAAGTGGGTTTGGTGAATCAACAAGCACGCCACCTGAAAGTTCGGCTTACTCAGGCAATAATGCCAATGATGCTGGTGATTTTGAATGCAATATATGCTTTGAATTAGCTCAAGATCCAATTGTAACCCTCTGTGGTCATCTCTTCTGTTGGCCTTGCCTGTATAGATGGCTGCATCATCATTCGCATTCCCATGAGTGTCCAGTGTGTAAGGCTCTTATACAAGAAGAAAAATTGGTTCCTCTTTATGGTAGAGGCAAAATGCAGAGAGATCCTCGAGCCAAATCTTATCCAGGCATTGATATTCCTAATCGCCCTGCGGGGCAAAGACCTGAAACTGCCCCTCCTCCTCCCCCTACCCCTCCACATGAAGTTAATAATTTTCCAAATTATGGGCTTGGGTCTATGGGGGGATTTGTACCAACGATGACTGCAAGGATTGGTAACTTTACATTGTCTACTGCTTTTGGTGGTCTGTCTTTATTCCCTTCCTTGTTCAATGTTCACTTTCATGGTTTCCCAGATGCTACAGTATATGGAACAACATCTGGTTTTCCATATGGATTTCATGCATTTCATGGTGGCTATGCTCATGGATTCCCACAGCCAAGGGGTCGAAGACACCATGCTGATAATGTTTTGAAGAATCTTCTTTTGTTGGTTGGCGTCTTGGTAGTCCTTGCTCTGCTTTGGTGGTAA